A genomic segment from Gracilinanus agilis isolate LMUSP501 chromosome 1, AgileGrace, whole genome shotgun sequence encodes:
- the CFAP119 gene encoding coiled-coil domain-containing protein 189, translated as MKRRKSSGAPELGKELSLGQGLHSERRLDADLDPKQEAELKLGIEKEPNKEPEPELGGENQEEESGVNLLPPPLPQPRICLWKYLDIHSMELLEKTTTLEEMQELMAELLGLGKKDRSPREAVILDMFCHTLIFCRQQNFSPEQTSAACALLQDLHKACIATPLGNVEDCFRFFTSLLFCHGVRRPPFSIDLFGEDQLMTLSDYIVNTYFRHFKLYKYVFTPQVRLDLSLRYIGLPVVKPSADVKEAEGVAEPTSPIPEEPVPETKPTKEPSPADILRDFISAQLSQELGQLRQMVEERLKAGEEQLNSRLVALESPSLASKNKAKAK; from the exons ATGAAACGGAGGAAATCAAGTGGAGCTCCTGAACTAGGTAAAGAACTGAGCTTGGGCCAGGGCCTGCACTCTGAGCGGCGGCTAGACGCGGACCTGGATCCTAAACAGGAAGCAGAACTGAAATTAGGGATAGAGAAAGAGCCAAATAAAGAGCCAGAGCCGGAACTTGGAGGAGAAAACCAAGAGGAGGAGTCGGGCGTCAACCTACTCCCG CCGCCACTTCCTCAGCCCCGGATCTGCCTGTG GAAATACTTGGACATACATTCCATGGAACTACTGGAGAAAACCACCACCTTGGAAGAGATGCAGGA GTTGATGGCAGAACTGCTAGGCCTGGGGAAGAAGGACAGGAGTCCTAGGGAGGCAGTGATACTGGATATGTTTTGCCACACCTTGATCTTCTGTCGGCAACAGAACTTCTCTCCGGAGCAAACCTCGGCTGCTTGTGCTCTGCTTCAGGACCTCCACAAGGCCTGTATTG CAACCCCTTTGGGCAATGTGGAAGATTGTTTCAGATTTTTCACCAGCCTCCTCTTCTGCCATGGAGTCAGG CGGCCCCCTTTCAGCATTGACCTTTTTGGAGAGGATCAGCTGATGACCCTATCAGATTATATCGTCAACACCTACTTCCGTCATTTTAAGCTCTACAAGTATGTCTTCACCCCCCAG GTGCGACTAGACTTGTCTTTGCGCTATATAGGTCTGCCTGTAGTAAAGCCCTCAGCAGACG TAAAAGAGGCAGAAGGAGTAGCGGAGCCAACATCACCCATTCCCGAAGAGCCAGTGCCAGAAACAAAACCCACAAAGGAGCCAA GTCCAGCTGATATACTCCGAGATTTCATCTCAGCCCAGCTTTCCCAGGAGCTGGGACAACTCAGGCAGATGGTGGAGGAACGGCTGAAGGCTGGCGAGGAGCAGCTCAATAGCAGGCTGGTTGCCCTTGAGAGTCCCTCTTTGGCCTCCAAGAACAAAGCCAAAGCCAAGTGA
- the PHKG2 gene encoding phosphorylase b kinase gamma catalytic chain, liver/testis isoform isoform X1: protein MTRDVGPEDELPDWAAAKEFYQKYDPKDVIGRGISSVVRRCVHRATGQEFAVKIMEVTAERLSPEQLEEVREATRRETQILRQVAGHPHIITLIDSYESSSFMFLVFDLMRKGELFDYLTEKVALTEKEARSIMRSLLEAVNFLHANNIVHRDLKPENILLDDNLQIRLSDFGFSCHLEPGEKLRELCGTPGYLAPEILRCSMDETHSGYGKEVDLWACGVILFTLLAGSPPFWHRRQILMLRMIMEGRYQFRSPEWDDRSETVKDLISRLLQVDPEERLTAEQALQHPFFQRCEGIQAWSLSPLQRFRVAVWTVLAAGRVALSTRRVRPLTKGALLGDPYGLRPVRQLIDSCAFRLYGHWVKKGEQQNRAALFQHRPPGPYLGYNPEEEGDPINIDDDSTLLHS, encoded by the exons ATGACGCGGGACGTGGGGCCGGAGGATGAGCTCCCCGACTGGGCTGCAGCCAAGGAGTTCTACCAGAAGTATGACCCCAAGGATGTCATTGGCAG GGGCATAAGCTCTGTGGTCAGGCGATGTGTTCACCGTGCTACTGGCCAGGAGTTTGCAGTGAAGATCATGGAGGTTACTGCTGAAAGGTTGAGTCCTGAGCAGCTGGAGGAGGTCCGAGAAGCAACTCGAAGAGAGACCCAGATCCTGCGCCAGGTCGCTGGCCACCCCCACATCA tcACCCTGATTGATTCCTACGAGTCTTCTAGCTTCATGTTCCTGGTGTTTGACCT GATGAGGAAAGGAGAGTTGTTTGACTACCTCACAGAAAAGGTTGCTCTCACAGAGAAGGAAGCCAG GTCTATCATGCGGTCTCTCCTGGAGGCTGTGAATTTTCTTCATGCCAACAACATTGTGCACCGGGACTTGAAGCCTGAGAATATTCTCCTAGATGACAATTTGCAGATTCgactttctgattttggtttttccTGCCACTTGGAACCTGGCGAGAAACTTCGAG AATTGTGTGGGACCCCAGGATACTTAGCCCCTGAGATTCTGAGATGCTCCATGGATGAAACACACAGTGGCTATGGAAAAGAGGTTGACCT CTGGGCCTGTGGGGTGATCCTGTTCACACTCCTAGCGGGGTCTCCCCCATTCTGGCATCGACGCCAGATCCTGATGCTAAGAATGATCATGGAGGGCCGGTACCAGTTCAGGTCACCAGAATGGGATGACCGATCAGAAACTGTCAAAGACCTG ATTTCAAGGCTGCTCCAGGTGGATCCTGAGGAAAGACTGACTGCAGAGCAGGCCCTGCAACATCCCTTCTTCCAGCGATGTGAGGGTATCCAGGCCTGGAGCCTTTCTCCCCTTCAGCGATTCAGG GTAGCAGTATGGACAGTGTTGGCTGCAGGCCGAGTAGCCCTGAGTACTCGGCGGGTAAGGCCCCTAACCAAAGGAGCCCTATTAGGAGATCCATATGGACTTCGACCAGTGAGGCAACTCATTGATAGTTGTGCCTTCCGCCTCTATGGACACTGGGTAAAGAAGGGTGAGCAACAGAACAGGGCTGCCCTCTTCCAACACCGGCCTCCTGGCCCATACCTGGGCTATAATCCAGAAGAGGAGGGAGATCCAATCAACATTGATGATGACTCTACATTGCTGCATAGTTAA
- the PHKG2 gene encoding phosphorylase b kinase gamma catalytic chain, liver/testis isoform isoform X2, whose translation MTRDVGPEDELPDWAAAKEFYQKYDPKDVIGRGISSVVRRCVHRATGQEFAVKIMEVTAERLSPEQLEEVREATRRETQILLTLIDSYESSSFMFLVFDLMRKGELFDYLTEKVALTEKEARSIMRSLLEAVNFLHANNIVHRDLKPENILLDDNLQIRLSDFGFSCHLEPGEKLRELCGTPGYLAPEILRCSMDETHSGYGKEVDLWACGVILFTLLAGSPPFWHRRQILMLRMIMEGRYQFRSPEWDDRSETVKDLISRLLQVDPEERLTAEQALQHPFFQRCEGIQAWSLSPLQRFRVAVWTVLAAGRVALSTRRVRPLTKGALLGDPYGLRPVRQLIDSCAFRLYGHWVKKGEQQNRAALFQHRPPGPYLGYNPEEEGDPINIDDDSTLLHS comes from the exons ATGACGCGGGACGTGGGGCCGGAGGATGAGCTCCCCGACTGGGCTGCAGCCAAGGAGTTCTACCAGAAGTATGACCCCAAGGATGTCATTGGCAG GGGCATAAGCTCTGTGGTCAGGCGATGTGTTCACCGTGCTACTGGCCAGGAGTTTGCAGTGAAGATCATGGAGGTTACTGCTGAAAGGTTGAGTCCTGAGCAGCTGGAGGAGGTCCGAGAAGCAACTCGAAGAGAGACCCAGATCCTGC tcACCCTGATTGATTCCTACGAGTCTTCTAGCTTCATGTTCCTGGTGTTTGACCT GATGAGGAAAGGAGAGTTGTTTGACTACCTCACAGAAAAGGTTGCTCTCACAGAGAAGGAAGCCAG GTCTATCATGCGGTCTCTCCTGGAGGCTGTGAATTTTCTTCATGCCAACAACATTGTGCACCGGGACTTGAAGCCTGAGAATATTCTCCTAGATGACAATTTGCAGATTCgactttctgattttggtttttccTGCCACTTGGAACCTGGCGAGAAACTTCGAG AATTGTGTGGGACCCCAGGATACTTAGCCCCTGAGATTCTGAGATGCTCCATGGATGAAACACACAGTGGCTATGGAAAAGAGGTTGACCT CTGGGCCTGTGGGGTGATCCTGTTCACACTCCTAGCGGGGTCTCCCCCATTCTGGCATCGACGCCAGATCCTGATGCTAAGAATGATCATGGAGGGCCGGTACCAGTTCAGGTCACCAGAATGGGATGACCGATCAGAAACTGTCAAAGACCTG ATTTCAAGGCTGCTCCAGGTGGATCCTGAGGAAAGACTGACTGCAGAGCAGGCCCTGCAACATCCCTTCTTCCAGCGATGTGAGGGTATCCAGGCCTGGAGCCTTTCTCCCCTTCAGCGATTCAGG GTAGCAGTATGGACAGTGTTGGCTGCAGGCCGAGTAGCCCTGAGTACTCGGCGGGTAAGGCCCCTAACCAAAGGAGCCCTATTAGGAGATCCATATGGACTTCGACCAGTGAGGCAACTCATTGATAGTTGTGCCTTCCGCCTCTATGGACACTGGGTAAAGAAGGGTGAGCAACAGAACAGGGCTGCCCTCTTCCAACACCGGCCTCCTGGCCCATACCTGGGCTATAATCCAGAAGAGGAGGGAGATCCAATCAACATTGATGATGACTCTACATTGCTGCATAGTTAA
- the TMEM265 gene encoding transmembrane protein 265, with translation MGEEEKALETLVSIENDPSPALPPVGCCRCSLRCLAATSIICGCSCLGVMALVFAVKAEERHKAGKPEEAVFWGNRARRLALASMAVWLGVLVLGPLLLWLLSYAIAQAE, from the exons atgggagaagaagaaaaggcatTGGAGACCTTGGTGAGCATAGAGAATGACCCTTCTCCAGCCTTACCTCCTGTTGGCTGCTGCAGGTGCTCGCTCCGATGTCTTGCAGCCACCAGCATCATCTGCGGTTGCTCCTGTCTTGGAGTCATGGCTCTTGTGTTTGCTGTCAAG GCTGAGGAACGACATAAGGCTGGAAAGCCAGAGGAAGCAGTATTCTGGGGGAATCGTGCCAGGCGTCTTGCCCTGGCTAGTATGGCAGTGTGGCTTGGAGTGCTTGTCCTGGGACCCCTACTACTCTGGCTTCTATCATACGCCATTGCCCAAGCAGAGTGA